The nucleotide window GTTATTTTTGTTCAAAATCCAGAGGATTAGATAGGTTAAAAAACCTTTCATCTCACAGCATTTCATGATCATGGTATAAACAACCCCATTAAAAAATATTTGTTATCCAATATTGGGTAGCCAATATCTGTAATCCAATATCGGATTACCGATAAATATAAATAATGTTATCGGATAACCAATAGTGTTAAAATATTTGGAGGTTTGAAAAAATGGAAAACAAAGAATGCAAAATAGTCTGCGGAGATAAAACTGTGGCAACCATCACCCGCACTGAAAATGGGATGGAAATAAAGTGTACCAAAGAAGGAAAAGAATTGTGTAAAGACGTTAAAGGATGCTGTGATTAAGCATCTTTATTTTTTTTATTTTAGTTAACTGAACTAATTCATTTAGTTAACTTAGCAGCCACATGATAAGTTTTTATCCCTGTAAAAAGTTGAATATTAGTTTAAAAAAACTAAAAAGGATTAAACTTTGACAATTACAGATATTATCTACCCTCGAAGTAAAATAATGGAAATTTCAACAAAAGTTTTCAAAATTAATGTGGGGAATGATTGATATGGAATTTTTTGATTTAATTAAAAATAGAAGATCTATCAGAAGATATGAAAGTCAACCAGTGTATAAAGAGGATATTTTAAAGATATTAGATGCTGCTAACTGGGCACCATCAGCAATGAACCGGCAACCATGGGAGTTCCTGGTTATCTCAGGTGAATTGCTTAAACAGCTGGGTAATAGTTACAAGGGAGTTATAGAAGAATTTATCAGGAAAATGGAAAATGATAGTGAAATAATTTCCAGTGAAAAGTTTGTAAAGTTTGCAGCTCATTTTGGTGGCGCCCCAGTAGTTATAGTGGTGCTGGCTGAAACAAATGAGGATCCACGGGAGCAAAAAGCCTTTCTGGAAAGTGCAAGTG belongs to uncultured Methanobacterium sp. and includes:
- a CDS encoding nitroreductase family protein, with the translated sequence MEFFDLIKNRRSIRRYESQPVYKEDILKILDAANWAPSAMNRQPWEFLVISGELLKQLGNSYKGVIEEFIRKMENDSEIISSEKFVKFAAHFGGAPVVIVVLAETNEDPREQKAFLESASAAMENLVLAAGDMGLGTCWMTGPLRDESNLRLILDISPDKQIVAVTPLGYPDEIPTPTPRTEVKNKIKWIGW